The region TCTCTAAAGTTGTACTACTCCATATAACAATGAGTCATTCATTATTGTTTTAATTGTACATTACTCCCTCCAACTTAAGTTTGAGTAGCCTAGGCGTAAAATCATATATGAATTTATCATGTGAAATAAAACTCCCTCCAACACCAAAATTTTCATCCAAGCTTTGAAATGAAATTTTTATACTAAAAATTTTCCCACCAATTTTGTTTTTTGGAACCAAAACAGTTCCTTCCAAGCTTTTTCACTAAAATTTTCACACTAAAATTTTTCCCACCAAATTTGTTTTTTGGGAACCAAAACAGTTTCAGCTTATATATTGATACTCTAATGTTAATGTGTGCTCCAAACAGTTTACTCCAAATGGAAATAGATATGAATTTGTTAGCTAGAAATCATGAAAGTAATGAGCGAATTATTGAAAGGGAAGCACAAAGTGTTATATACCAGATCTTAACCTTGTTGAAGAAGAGTCTAGTGCAATGAGTTCAATGTTTTATTTGAATGAAGAGTCATATTTTGAAGAGGCATATAATATGGAGAATAATTTTAATGAAGAGGAAGATGACACAAACACAGAAGTGAATGAAGAAACAGTCCTGGAATCCATTTTCAACTCTACTGGTACATTACTTTTCTCTATTCATTTTTCAAAGTCTAGTGTCAATGGCAATTATGAACTCGGGTGCTGCTATATTTGGCTAACTATTTCATTATCTATAAAATTACTCCTATAAAGTTTTCGGGTAAATTTTAATTCCAATAATTCATTCATTGCTTAAACTAAACTATACAAATATGGATTCTGCGATGAATATATCCAGCAGTCCCATAATCCAATAAGTCAAAATGTTGTGAAAATTTGGATTAGTTTATGGAGTAATTAAATTTAGTGGTAAATGATAGTGGCATGGGGAATGATAAGCAGGAATATATATAAGGATAAATTTGGAAAACTGAATTTAATGCTTTCTAGATATctaaaaagtgacttatattttggaaattttttttttctcaaaatgtgacttatatatgggaacggagggagtattttatAATTAGACCATTTGAACAACACAcgcataaaaatgaaaacactGAGAATAGTTGCAAACAATACGCAACAAATCAAAGGATGAAAACAAGttgcatttttaatttttttgataatgtTCGGGGCTTAAAGCCCAAAGACAACAACACTAAACAACTCTAGAAACAGAGGTACCTACAACATCATTCCtaaggagaggaagaagagaactGGGCACATGTTCACTGTCAAAGCAAAACTCTTGAACACTATGTCCAAGGTGAGCTAGATGGTCAGTACATTGATTAGCTTCCTGGAATACATGATGAAAATAGACTTCCCAGTTCAGAGAAGCTAGTTCAGGGATTGCTTGGACCAAGTCTAAACAAGTTGCATTATTATATAAGAGGCGAGAATGGTGAATACATGTTCCTTACACCAAATATAACAGGTGGGAGAATGAGCATGCAAGCAAACATTCACAACTCTATCTAGTATTTAAGTTGATGAAGACCATCCTTTATCAACTTGTTAAACACAGCATCCCAACCTGCTTGCATTGGGTGGAACAAATCCCAAAACAAAGCTGATTTGGGATTTTCACAAACCACATATTTCTTCACATTGTTGTCTACACTCCCACATGAATATTGGCTGCTGACCCCAACACAACATGGCTTTAACAAATTCACAGTGTTACCATTTGATGTGTTGTTAAGCACAGAGAAGAAGCTGTCGTAAAGGTTGAGAATTACGAAGGTGGTGTGATCCTTGGCCTCTTGATTCAACTTGGCCACAGATTGGTTCAACATGAGATTGTGGAGAAGGGCTAAGTTATTAAAGGTGCTATTGCAATGCTGGCAGTGGCGGAGCTTGGGGGAATTTTTTGGGGGGGCTTTCATCCTTGGATCCCCTGAGCTTGTTTCCTCCTTAGTGCAGTGTTCACTTTGCTGTTTGTGTTCTTGCCCAAATTCTATCTAAAGCTGCTCATGGGCTGTAATTCTATGTAACCCAATTCCCCACCCAAATAAAtcacaaagaaaacaaaagaagaagTGCAGAGCACCTAACCAGTAGGACAACAAGAGACTGATGTATATCTTTGCACTttcattatatataatttttcaaaagttttttccaaaaaaattggGGGAGCGGATGCTCCTCCCCGTCTCTATAAAGCTCCGCCACTGAATGCTGGTACGAGGTTGTGGCTGTGAATAAAGGGATGCATCCAACGGGATGGATACCATCCACGACGATTTTGTTCACTCCTAGTTTTTGTATGCAAATCAAATTGGTGATTGTTTGATTCACCAACGAGGCAATGAATGACGGGAAATCCTGTATGTGTGTTAGAAtacaatataaaatcattcatataCCTCTTACTAACAGTTTAATCTTTTGCTAAGATTGATTATTTGATACATACGTTCAGattatgaaatttaaatttaaaattaatttgaaagcGTGAGTATTGTAATTAATTTACCTTAGCTGAGCCATTTGTGTCCAAGAAGAACCTGTAGTCATTTCCACCAACATTGACTAGAGCCATAGAGTTGTTGAGATCTGAGAGAGTATACACTTTTTCGTCAATAAGCTCCTCAAAGAAATTGATTTGAACAGTCATGTTTGGGTATGAAGCAGCTGTATGAAACACTCCAGCACCACCATAGGCAAAGTTTAACCCATCCTTCAAAAGTTGTGGCATCACTTTTCTAAATTGGTAGGGGGGTGGCGTACTTAGTCCCAAATACTTTGCTGCACCAAATTAGATTTATTAATCGAACATCACAGAAATATGAAGTAGATAGCAAAAAGATAGGTTTAactgcatttttggtccccacTTTATTCAACTGTGTAATTTTggttctaaaaaaaaatacttagcAGTTATCGTCCCTCATGTTTACTACCCTCATGTTTACTACCGTTTATAGTTTTGGTTTTCCATCTAAATCCGtccaaaaactaacaaaatattctctaaaatactaattaaaaaatcataaaattcaTAACTTAGAAACATTCATCACCTTCAAGCATCATCGCAAGTTTAATTAAACCAGAATCAATCAAGAGAAACAAATAGTTAcaattaatactccctccggtcctttttataagaaaattttgacaaaatcacacaaaccaaagaaactaatattttttataatatgcTTAATTCCAATGATGTCTTTTCCTTTTCACAAGAATAATCATGCTAATAACCATAAATGTTGACAATAGCTATTGGGTGCTTGCACTTTCCATCCAAATTTTTGCATGGGAATAGGTATATTTGCATTGGAAtgaattatttgacttaatttaataagagtgtttcttataaaaaggaccaagaaaaTTTGCCAaaatgtttcttataaaaaggaccggaggAAGTAATATAGAAGTTATATTTGGTACAAATAATCATTTTTTGTACATGAATATCTCAGGTGTGAATCAGGATCATCTCATGTTAAATCTCTACTATATGTTAAATGTTTaggtttttatatatatatatatatttttttggttacaactggaaaagaaaagaaacaacaaactAAAAGACTACATCCTGACAAAGCAGAGAACATAATATTCCAATAGAAATACATAATAAATAGGTGAGGGCCTTTAAAAAATTTCACTAAAGATCAGTGGCGGACCTACTTGATGACAGGTGGGAGCCATGGCTCCCTCAGAATtgctatatatatttaaattacaaGAAAATAGACAAGTACGGATGTTGTCCCAGTGGTCAGATTTAGCTTTCTCATCCATTTGGTTCTGTGTTCAAATCCAGCCTCCAACACTTTGATGTGATATTctatatttagtatttttttttggctCCTCCAAAGATTTAGGCCAAGTTCCGCCACTgctaaagatagaaacaaaatatTCCAATAGAATTTTTCATGTCATATGAGAGGATCATAATCTCATTCTATCTAACTTTTGATGTGTCTAATCGAGAACTATGCTATCATTGTCATGCGTTTAGAATAATCTTAAACCTTTTTGGTTGTTAAGACACATCTAGAGGCTATCTCTTTTAATAGAAATTGTAATTTTGTGTCGTGCAATTTCGGAGGCTCCGCACAGAATCAAGATTTTATTTTCATTGAATAAGATAACTATCATATCTAACATTACCAtctattttcttcacaaaaaaaaaaaacattaccaTCTATTAGTCACATTTCTTTTCttgtggaaaaaaaaagaataattaaaataaactgAAAAAGCATGCACTtcttggtgttttttttttatcagcaaatGTATATAAGTATATTAAGTATATTCACTTCTTGGTGTTCCAGTGAGCGGACAAAATCAAGAGAGAAGGAGAGAGAGGTACATACCGACATAATCAGTTAGAACTTGACCATCAGAGATTCTTCCGGCAGGTTTTTCAGGAAAAGTTATGCCATAAGGATCTTTCCAGGAActaaattcattttttctagTGTTGCCAGTGCCAACAAACGAGTCTCCAAAAAatgaacaatttttttgaaTGTTGAGGTTGCTGTAAAGCCTCAGCTTGCAGGCTCATTTGTcctgtaataatttttttaatttaaaagcaAAAAGATTTATTAATCACAAAACTTGAGAACATACATTTCCAAGCGAAACAGAAACAAATAAGGACGAAATTGACATTTATAAGTTTTTTATTAGTCCATTAGTGAAAGAAAATCAACAAATTACATTGGAATGATGGCATAAGGGAAGTCAAATTGGAAAGAACATCGACAAGTTACTTTGGAAAGAAAATCAACACGTTACACCGGAAAGATAAGTCAAATTCATTGTAGTATTTCTTGACTTAGTACCTGAAAGGAGGACAAATAATACTAGGGAAAGAtagcagaaaagaaaaaatagtttGTCGTATGTGGTCATCATAGTAGCTATCAAATGAGTTATGGCGGAAGCAAGTTAATAAGAAAGAGATGAATAAAATTAAGATCATCAAATGAATGTTCATAGAGGGATTCAAAGGAATGTGCTACGATGAAGGTGAGAGAGGTATCAATGGTTTTAATAGTGAAATGAGAATGATATAACCAACATTTTTGTGTGGAACCAACTGATAAGATGGgttgaccttttttttttgttaattaagtttttggtccctaacctttgccataAATATGGTTTTAGTTCCTTACCTCCGTAAATGTGAGAATTGGTCCCTAGTTTTTGGACAAATTGGGTTTGGTCCTTCCGGctgtttatgttttttttttgataagccaaaggatatattgaaatgaagtacaaggggtacttcaacccaatacaaagagagTGAGGGAAAAAGAAAGCAAGAAAAGAAATGTAAAATACAAGGGATAAATCTTCTTGAAAACAAGGAACAACCAAGAAGATACCCCTCAAAACACCCACTTATACCTACCAGGCATATTACAAATAAGATAATCTACCCAAGAACCCCAAAAATCAACAGAAgttcccatatatatatatgcccgTATTGCACTTCTCATCTCACAATGTTTATGTCAACACTAGAACTCCGGGAAACTAATGTGGCATgaccacgtcatttaatgagtttaggtgggttttttttttctttttcatttaaattcgaaaaaaaacaaataaaatccttaattttttttttcttttttttttctctctctcacttccTTCACTTCTGCAACAAAAAattctctctctgtctctctacCCGTGAATCTTCACTCTTCCTTCTCAATCGTTTTCAGTTGCTCGATTCACTCATAACAAACAAAATTTTCAACCGTTTGGGTCTCGATGAATGGGATCTTACCCATCTCCTTCTTCATTCTCTATTAATTGCTCATTCTCTTCTTCCACTGAACAATGCCTCAAGAAGCACAACGCCAAATCGAACCACCACGACACA is a window of Lotus japonicus ecotype B-129 chromosome 5, LjGifu_v1.2 DNA encoding:
- the LOC130719331 gene encoding GDSL esterase/lipase At5g03610-like codes for the protein MMTTYDKLFFLFCYLSLVLFVLLSACKLRLYSNLNIQKNCSFFGDSFVGTGNTRKNEFSSWKDPYGITFPEKPAGRISDGQVLTDYVAKYLGLSTPPPYQFRKVMPQLLKDGLNFAYGGAGVFHTAASYPNMTVQINFFEELIDEKVYTLSDLNNSMALVNVGGNDYRFFLDTNGSAKDFPSFIASLVNQTITNLICIQKLGVNKIVVDGIHPVGCIPLFTATTSYQHSHCNSTFNNLALLHNLMLNQSVAKLNQEAKDHTTFVILNLYDSFFSVLNNTSNGNTVNLLKPCCVGVSSQYSCGSVDNNVKKYVVCENPKSALFWDLFHPMQAGWDAVFNKLIKDGLHQLKY